Proteins co-encoded in one Myxococcales bacterium genomic window:
- a CDS encoding multicopper oxidase family protein has protein sequence MSAMRALFRFGVTMALPFVAGCSGDDSHPERGAPALPTLQRVPDENSDPNVVEVTIRAKEATKQYPGSKPSQVWTYEGTVPGPLLEAKVGDQLVVHFHNELPESTSIHWHGLRLPAKMDGTMAMQSPIEPGQSFEYAFELKDAGFFWFHPHVRSDIQIEKGLYGALLVRGAAEPVVDHETVMVLDDVDVRPDGTFPEYLDDESKMMGREGNVLLINGAARPDIALTSGALERLRLVNVANGRFFKLRLEGHTFHVIGTDGGLVPEPWDTETLLMAPGERYDVVLIPTGKPRASFTLWNEPYARGHGSGSAEPMPLGRVRLSDAPALTGRVLPTAFPDIEKLPPGLADMPIALGEAFDGSGSLVFTVNGGTYPNVPPLVAENGSVHVLTVKNESDMDHPFHLHGFFFQRLGEAGKPKNKDTIIVKAHETLELASRFDEPGMWMYHCHILEHAEGGMMGELHVQ, from the coding sequence ATGAGTGCGATGCGCGCGCTGTTTCGGTTTGGCGTGACGATGGCGTTGCCATTCGTCGCCGGGTGTTCCGGCGATGACTCGCACCCCGAGCGCGGCGCGCCGGCCTTGCCCACGCTCCAGAGGGTGCCGGACGAAAATTCCGACCCGAACGTGGTCGAGGTCACGATCCGCGCGAAGGAAGCCACGAAGCAGTACCCCGGCTCCAAGCCCTCCCAGGTGTGGACCTACGAGGGCACCGTTCCGGGACCATTGCTCGAGGCCAAGGTAGGCGACCAGCTCGTCGTGCACTTTCACAACGAGCTACCCGAGTCCACCTCCATTCACTGGCATGGACTGAGGCTGCCCGCGAAGATGGACGGCACGATGGCGATGCAGTCGCCCATCGAGCCCGGCCAGAGCTTCGAGTACGCGTTCGAGCTGAAGGACGCAGGGTTCTTCTGGTTCCACCCGCACGTGCGCTCCGACATTCAGATCGAGAAGGGCCTCTACGGAGCGCTGCTCGTGCGGGGCGCGGCGGAACCCGTCGTGGATCACGAGACCGTCATGGTGCTCGACGACGTCGACGTCCGTCCCGATGGAACCTTCCCCGAATACCTGGACGACGAGTCCAAGATGATGGGGCGCGAGGGGAACGTGCTCCTGATCAATGGAGCCGCCCGGCCGGACATCGCGCTGACGTCCGGAGCGCTGGAGCGACTGCGCCTGGTCAACGTGGCGAACGGTCGTTTTTTCAAGCTCCGACTCGAGGGTCACACCTTTCACGTCATCGGGACCGACGGGGGTCTCGTGCCAGAACCGTGGGACACCGAGACGCTGCTCATGGCACCGGGAGAACGCTACGACGTCGTGCTGATCCCGACTGGGAAGCCTCGCGCGAGCTTCACGTTATGGAACGAACCCTACGCCCGCGGACATGGCTCGGGGAGTGCGGAGCCGATGCCGCTCGGCCGCGTGAGGTTGTCGGACGCGCCGGCGCTCACGGGTCGCGTGTTGCCTACCGCTTTTCCGGACATCGAGAAACTTCCGCCGGGGCTGGCGGACATGCCCATTGCGCTCGGGGAAGCGTTCGATGGGTCCGGGTCGCTGGTCTTCACCGTGAACGGGGGGACGTACCCCAACGTGCCGCCGCTCGTGGCCGAGAATGGCAGCGTGCACGTGCTGACCGTGAAGAACGAAAGCGACATGGATCACCCCTTTCACCTTCACGGCTTTTTCTTTCAACGCCTGGGCGAAGCCGGCAAACCCAAGAACAAGGACACGATCATCGTC